A single window of Nicotiana tomentosiformis chromosome 1, ASM39032v3, whole genome shotgun sequence DNA harbors:
- the LOC138907094 gene encoding uncharacterized protein has translation MAKGHVSKTGGIGREKSPSKRSSKRIKTSQEDELQKSSVVEVEAKPLQVVEGGNTGEEEKENENEEEIEKENKEKTENEVEKEEEVEKEEEEETRKVREEKTNVDEEESKEETTIDEREEETNIDDEASVANTEEEEEEEEEEEEEEEEEEEEEEEGRRRQRQKKEKRERMIMHLLNLLR, from the exons ATGGCAAAGGGACATGTGTCAAAGACAGGTGGAATAGGAAGAGAAAAATCTCCTTCCAAAAGATCTAGCAAAAGAATTAAGACATCTCAAGAGGATGAGCTACAAAAATCAAGTGTAGTTGAAGTGGAAGCCAAACCTCTTCAGGTAGTAGAAGGAGGGAACActggagaagaagaaaaagagaacgAAAATGAAGAGGAAATTGAGaaagaaaataaagagaaaaCAGAGAAT gaagTAGAAAAGGAAGAGGAAgtagaaaaggaagaagaagaggaaacaaGGAAAGTAAGAGAAGAAAAGACAAATGTTGATGAAGAAGAATCAAAAGAGGAGACAACAATTGATGAAAGAGAAGAGGAGACAAATATTGATGATGAAGCATCAGTAGCAAAtacggaagaagaagaagaagaagaagaagaagaagaagaagaagaggaggaggaggaggaggaggaggaggaggggaggagGAGGCAACggcagaaaaaagaaaaaagagaaagaatgATAATGCACCTTCTCAATCTGTTGAGGTAA
- the LOC104088119 gene encoding protein HIGH CHLOROPHYLL FLUORESCENCE PHENOTYPE 244, chloroplastic isoform X1: MASTIYAQLTNSLSSPPSRKLSSLSWRTMFDASTLSPPNFPISTTKVGKNCSVPKVVCSAQAAPAAVNLAPGTPVRSTSILVVGATGTLGRQVVRRALDEGYDVRCLVRPRPAPADFLRDWGATVVNADLSKPETIPATLIGIHTVIDCATGRPEEPIKTVDWEGKVALIQCAKAMGIQKFIFFSIHNCDKHPEVPLMEIKHCTEKFLRDSGLNHIVIRLCGFMQGLIGQYAVPILEEKSVWGTDAPTRIAYMDTQDIARLTFIALRNENINGKLLTFAGPRAWTTQEVITLCERLAGQDANVTTVPVSVLRLTRQLTRLFEWTNDVADRLAFSEVLTSDTVFSVPMTETYSLLGVDAKDVSSLEKYLQDYFTNILKKLKDLKAQSKQTDIFF, translated from the exons ATGGCTTCCACCATCTACGCCCAGCTTACTAATTCTCTCAGTTCTCCTCCCTCTCGGAAGCTCTCTTCCTTGTCATGGCGCACAATGTTTGATGCTTCTACTCTTTCCCCTCCCAATTTTCCCATCAGCACTACTAAAG TAGGCAAAAATTGTTCGGTACCTAAGGTGGTGTGCAGCGCTCAGGCTGCTCCAGCCGCGGTGAATTTAGCTCCCGGAACACCAGTGAGGTCGACTAGTATACTAGTAGTGGGTGCGACGGGTACATTGGGAAGGCAAGTAGTTAGGAGAGCACTCGACGAGGGGTACGATGTTAGATGTCTGGTCAGGCCTAGGCCTGCTCCTGCTGATTTTCTTCGTGATTGGGGCGCCACTGTTGTCAAT GCCGATTTAAGCAAACCTGAAACAATTCCAGCAACATTGATTGGAATCCATACAGTTATTGATTGTGCTACTGGACGTCCTGAGGAGCCTATAAAAACT GTAGATTGGGAAGGAAAAGTTGCACTTATACAATGTGCTAAAGCCATGGGCATTCAAAAATTTATCTTTTTCTCCATTCATAACTGCGACAAGCATCCTGAAGTTCCCCTTATGGAGATCAAACACTGTACAGAGAAGTTTCTCCGGGATTCAGGCCTGAACCACATTGTAATTCGGCTATGTGGCTTCATGCAG GGCCTTATCGGTCAATATGCAGTGCCTATATTAGAAGAGAAATCTGTATGGGGAACTGATGCTCCCACTCGAATAGCATACATGGACACCCAA GATATTGCTCGCTTGACATTCATAGCTTTACGCAATGAGAATATTAATGGGAAGCTTCTCACTTTTGCTGGTCCTCGGGCATGGACAACCCAAGAG GTGATAACATTGTGCGAGAGACTTGCCGGCCAAGATGCCAATGTGACTACAGTGCCTGTCTCAGTTTTGCGATTGACACGCCAGCTGACTCGGTTGTTTGAGTGGACGAATGATGTTGCTGATAGATTGGCATTTTCAGAG GTTTTGACAAGCGATACTGTCTTCTCAGTTCCTATGACTGAGACATATAGCCTTCTCGGTGTGGATGCAAAAGACGTCAGTTCACTGGAGAAATATCTGCAGGATTATTTCACCAACATACTGAAGAAGTTGAAAGACCTTAAGGCTCAATCAAAGCAAACAGATATTTTCTTTTGA
- the LOC104088119 gene encoding protein HIGH CHLOROPHYLL FLUORESCENCE PHENOTYPE 244, chloroplastic isoform X2, translated as MASTIYAQLTNSLSSPPSRKLSSLSWRTMFDASTLSPPNFPISTTKGKNCSVPKVVCSAQAAPAAVNLAPGTPVRSTSILVVGATGTLGRQVVRRALDEGYDVRCLVRPRPAPADFLRDWGATVVNADLSKPETIPATLIGIHTVIDCATGRPEEPIKTVDWEGKVALIQCAKAMGIQKFIFFSIHNCDKHPEVPLMEIKHCTEKFLRDSGLNHIVIRLCGFMQGLIGQYAVPILEEKSVWGTDAPTRIAYMDTQDIARLTFIALRNENINGKLLTFAGPRAWTTQEVITLCERLAGQDANVTTVPVSVLRLTRQLTRLFEWTNDVADRLAFSEVLTSDTVFSVPMTETYSLLGVDAKDVSSLEKYLQDYFTNILKKLKDLKAQSKQTDIFF; from the exons ATGGCTTCCACCATCTACGCCCAGCTTACTAATTCTCTCAGTTCTCCTCCCTCTCGGAAGCTCTCTTCCTTGTCATGGCGCACAATGTTTGATGCTTCTACTCTTTCCCCTCCCAATTTTCCCATCAGCACTACTAAAG GCAAAAATTGTTCGGTACCTAAGGTGGTGTGCAGCGCTCAGGCTGCTCCAGCCGCGGTGAATTTAGCTCCCGGAACACCAGTGAGGTCGACTAGTATACTAGTAGTGGGTGCGACGGGTACATTGGGAAGGCAAGTAGTTAGGAGAGCACTCGACGAGGGGTACGATGTTAGATGTCTGGTCAGGCCTAGGCCTGCTCCTGCTGATTTTCTTCGTGATTGGGGCGCCACTGTTGTCAAT GCCGATTTAAGCAAACCTGAAACAATTCCAGCAACATTGATTGGAATCCATACAGTTATTGATTGTGCTACTGGACGTCCTGAGGAGCCTATAAAAACT GTAGATTGGGAAGGAAAAGTTGCACTTATACAATGTGCTAAAGCCATGGGCATTCAAAAATTTATCTTTTTCTCCATTCATAACTGCGACAAGCATCCTGAAGTTCCCCTTATGGAGATCAAACACTGTACAGAGAAGTTTCTCCGGGATTCAGGCCTGAACCACATTGTAATTCGGCTATGTGGCTTCATGCAG GGCCTTATCGGTCAATATGCAGTGCCTATATTAGAAGAGAAATCTGTATGGGGAACTGATGCTCCCACTCGAATAGCATACATGGACACCCAA GATATTGCTCGCTTGACATTCATAGCTTTACGCAATGAGAATATTAATGGGAAGCTTCTCACTTTTGCTGGTCCTCGGGCATGGACAACCCAAGAG GTGATAACATTGTGCGAGAGACTTGCCGGCCAAGATGCCAATGTGACTACAGTGCCTGTCTCAGTTTTGCGATTGACACGCCAGCTGACTCGGTTGTTTGAGTGGACGAATGATGTTGCTGATAGATTGGCATTTTCAGAG GTTTTGACAAGCGATACTGTCTTCTCAGTTCCTATGACTGAGACATATAGCCTTCTCGGTGTGGATGCAAAAGACGTCAGTTCACTGGAGAAATATCTGCAGGATTATTTCACCAACATACTGAAGAAGTTGAAAGACCTTAAGGCTCAATCAAAGCAAACAGATATTTTCTTTTGA